One Thermococcus sp. genomic window carries:
- a CDS encoding 5-oxoprolinase subunit PxpA, which produces MKVDLNSDLGESFGRYKLGLDEEVMKFISSANVATGWHAGDPLVMRRTVRLAKENGVAVGAHPGYPDLLGFGRRYMKLSPEEARNYILYQVGALYAFVRAEGVELQHVKPHGALYNALVKEEELARAVIEGIADFDKNLIFVTLSGSRPAQIAEEIGVKVAHEVFADRAYNPDGTLVPRSKPGAVIHDKEEIAERVVSMVKDGGVRAINGEWVELRVDTICVHGDNPQAVEIAKHVREVLEREGVKIVPMREIVR; this is translated from the coding sequence ATGAAAGTCGACCTCAACTCCGATTTGGGGGAGAGCTTTGGGAGGTATAAACTTGGCCTCGATGAGGAGGTAATGAAGTTCATAAGCTCGGCGAACGTCGCAACCGGCTGGCATGCCGGAGACCCACTGGTTATGAGGAGAACCGTGAGGCTCGCAAAGGAGAACGGCGTTGCCGTTGGTGCACACCCCGGCTATCCAGATTTGCTCGGCTTCGGGAGAAGGTACATGAAACTTTCACCGGAGGAGGCAAGAAACTACATTCTCTACCAGGTTGGGGCGCTTTACGCTTTTGTCAGGGCAGAGGGGGTTGAGCTACAGCATGTCAAGCCCCACGGTGCACTCTACAACGCCCTTGTGAAGGAAGAGGAGCTGGCCAGAGCGGTGATAGAGGGGATAGCTGACTTTGATAAGAACCTGATATTCGTAACGCTCTCTGGTTCAAGGCCCGCTCAGATAGCGGAAGAGATTGGCGTTAAGGTTGCTCACGAGGTTTTTGCTGATAGAGCTTACAACCCGGACGGAACGCTCGTTCCACGCTCCAAACCTGGTGCGGTAATACACGATAAGGAGGAGATAGCGGAGCGCGTTGTTTCGATGGTCAAGGATGGCGGGGTTAGAGCGATAAACGGCGAGTGGGTCGAGCTGAGGGTAGATACAATCTGCGTCCACGGCGACAATCCACAAGCTGTGGAGATAGCTAAGCACGTTAGAGAAGTCCTCGAAAGAGAAGGCGTCAAAATAGTTCCGATGAGAGAAATCGTTCGGTGA
- the pxpB gene encoding 5-oxoprolinase subunit PxpB gives MKIKPLGDSALLVSFGERIDEEINEKVHALTRAIEQANFEWLVEVVPAYSSLAVIYDPALVDFESVKRTIEGIEITSERFEGKLVEVPVVYGGEYGPDLEFVAEYNGLSVDEVVEIHSRPVYRVYFLGFLPGFAYLGGMDERIATPRLEKPRLKVPAGSVGIAGKQTGIYPLESPGGWRLIGRTPLRLFNPAKDPPTLFQPGDRVKFVPIDESEFIELYEEEWGEGVD, from the coding sequence ATGAAAATCAAACCCCTCGGTGATTCTGCCCTGCTCGTTTCCTTCGGCGAGAGGATTGACGAGGAAATAAACGAAAAGGTTCACGCTCTCACAAGGGCCATAGAGCAGGCTAACTTTGAGTGGCTCGTCGAGGTTGTTCCTGCATATTCTTCCCTCGCGGTAATCTATGACCCGGCTTTGGTGGACTTCGAGAGCGTTAAGAGAACCATTGAGGGAATAGAGATTACTTCAGAGCGCTTTGAGGGAAAACTTGTGGAGGTTCCCGTTGTTTACGGTGGCGAATATGGCCCGGATTTGGAGTTCGTTGCAGAATACAACGGTTTGAGCGTTGACGAGGTCGTTGAAATACATTCAAGACCGGTTTACCGCGTCTACTTCCTCGGATTTCTCCCCGGGTTTGCTTACCTCGGCGGAATGGACGAGAGAATAGCGACTCCGAGACTCGAAAAACCCCGCTTGAAAGTACCCGCCGGCTCCGTGGGAATAGCGGGAAAGCAGACCGGGATTTACCCGCTCGAAAGCCCCGGCGGCTGGCGTCTCATCGGAAGAACTCCACTCAGGCTCTTCAACCCGGCAAAAGATCCTCCGACCCTTTTCCAACCCGGTGATAGGGTGAAGTTCGTGCCAATAGATGAAAGCGAGTTTATAGAGTTGTACGAGGAGGAGTGGGGTGAAGGCGTTGATTGA